The following are from one region of the Stigmatella ashevillena genome:
- a CDS encoding alpha/beta hydrolase, which translates to MDTGKTAPFELGRGDDACLLLHGFTGSPWEMLPLGEALAAQGMYVKAPRLPGHGTTPEALLEVNHRDWEQAAAESLRSLTGFRRVFVAGLSMGALLALGLAAQFPQLVRGLVLIAPAARFKGPTMALLKGLRHTGLLEWMKPWVLKDSTDLSDPVALAEAPILPAFPSARLNDLWTLQASALAQAPLVRCPTLVAVAQQDHVVDPEGGQWLARHLTGAASVRMLSLQEGYHIIPRDRGGPRLALEVGAFLNPLRRRNERLGVAGLDEAPPAL; encoded by the coding sequence ATGGATACCGGAAAAACCGCCCCCTTCGAGCTGGGCCGAGGCGACGACGCCTGTCTGCTGTTGCATGGGTTCACCGGCAGCCCCTGGGAGATGCTCCCCCTGGGCGAGGCCTTGGCGGCGCAGGGAATGTACGTGAAGGCGCCTCGCCTCCCCGGCCACGGCACCACCCCCGAGGCCCTGCTGGAGGTGAATCACCGGGACTGGGAGCAGGCCGCAGCCGAGTCCCTGCGCTCCCTCACCGGTTTCCGGCGGGTGTTCGTCGCGGGACTGTCCATGGGAGCGCTGCTGGCCCTGGGGCTCGCGGCCCAGTTTCCTCAGCTGGTACGCGGGCTGGTGCTCATCGCCCCCGCGGCGCGCTTCAAGGGGCCCACCATGGCCTTGCTCAAGGGGCTGCGGCACACCGGCCTGCTGGAGTGGATGAAGCCCTGGGTGCTCAAGGACAGCACGGACTTGAGCGATCCCGTGGCCCTCGCGGAGGCCCCCATCCTGCCGGCCTTTCCCAGCGCGCGCCTGAATGACTTGTGGACGCTCCAGGCATCCGCCCTCGCGCAGGCCCCGCTCGTGCGCTGCCCCACCCTGGTGGCGGTGGCCCAGCAGGACCACGTGGTGGACCCCGAGGGCGGACAGTGGCTGGCCCGCCACCTCACCGGGGCCGCCTCGGTGCGGATGCTGTCACTCCAGGAGGGCTACCACATCATCCCCCGGGACCGGGGAGGACCGAGGCTGGCCCTGGAGGTGGGCGCGTTCCTGAATCCCCTGCGGAGACGCAATGAGCGCCTGGGCGTCGCGGGACTGGACGAGGCCCCTCCCGCGCTCTGA